CGAAGGCGGTCAGGGCGCGCTGAGCGAGGGGGTGCGACCGGATCAGCTCGCCCAGGGAGGTCGAGCCGCGCGTGATGTCACGGAACGCCCGCCAGGCCGGGCGGAAGCCGGTGAGGGCCGCGTGGAAGAGGCCGGGGCGCCGTTCGAACGCGGCCAGCATGCGCTTGCCGACGCTCATCTCCACGCCGAGTCCCGCCTTGATGGCGAACGCGTAGTTCAGGGCCTGGCGCCGGGCGTCGACCGCGTCGTGCGCCTCGGAGATCCGCACGGCCCACTCCCCGGCCAGCCGGCCCGAGCGCAGCGCGAAGGAGATGCCCTCTCGGGTCCACGGCTCCAGCAGCCCGGCCGCGTCGCCGCAGACCAGCACCCGGCCGCGGGACAGCGGCGAGTCGTCGGCGCGGCAGCGGGTCAGATGCCCCGAGGAGATGCTCGGCTCGAAGCCCGAGAGGCCCAGCCGCGCGACGAAGTCCTCCAAGTACCGCTTGGTCGCGGCGCCTTCGCCACGGGCCGAGATCACGCCGACCGTGAGGGTGTCGCCCTTGGGGAACACCCAGCCGTAACTGCCGGGCATCGGGCCCCAGTCGATGAGCACCCGCCCCTTCCAGTCCTCGGCGACCGTCGCCGGGACCGGGATCTCCGCCTCGAGGCCGAGGTCGACCTGGTCCAGCTTCACGCCGACGTGCGCCCCTATCCGGCTGGCGCTGCCGTCGGCGCCGACGACCGCGCGGGCCAGCACCGTCTCGCCACCCTGGAGCACCACGGCGACCGTGCGCCGGTCCGGCACCGCGGCGCCGTGCTGCTCGACGCGCTGCACGGTGACGCCCGTGCGCAGTTCGGCGCCCGCCTTCTGGGCGTGCTCGACCAGTTGCTGGTCGAACTCGGGCCGGTTGATCAGTCCGAACAGCATCTGCCTGGAGCGCCGGGTGCGCGTGAAGCGCCCGTTGTGGGAGAAGGTGACCGCGTGCACGCGGTCCTGGAAGGGCAGCTCGAACCCGGGGGGCAGCGCGTCGCGCGAGGGGCCGATGATGCCGCCGCCGCACGTTTTGTAGCGGGGCAACTCGGCTTTCTCCAGCAACAGCACGCGTCGCCCCGCGACCGCCGCCGCGTAGGCCGCCGAGGCCCCCGCGGGTCCCGCGCCCACCACGACGACGTCCCACACCCGCTGCACGTCGTCCGCCGAAGAGTTCTCGCCGCTCACGATGGTCTACTGCTCCGATCAAGCCGCTGCCGCACCTGTCCCCCGCATCCTACGGCGACGATCGCCGCAGGCCACTGTGGGAGGATCGGTGTACTCAGCTGTACAACGTCGCACCTACGAGGAGCGTGCCCATGTCGTCGAATCCGGTCGCCGAGACCGTCGCCTCGCTGCTGCCCCGGGCGAAGACGGAGCTGACCGAACTGGTCGCCTTCAAGTCGGTGGCGGATTTCGCGCAGTTCCCGAAGAGCGAGAGCGAGGGCGCGGCGAACTGGATCGCCGGCGCCCTGCGCGCCGAGGGCTTCGTGGACGTGGCCCTCCTCGACACCCCCGACGGCACGCAGTCGGTGTACGGGTACCTGCCGGGCCCGGAGGGCGCCAAAACGGTTCTGCTCTACGCGCACTACGACGTCCAGCCGCCGCTCGACGAGGCCGGCTGGACCACTCCGCCGTTCGAGCTGACCGAGCGGAACGGCCGCTGGTACGGCCGCGGGACCGCCGACTGCAAGGGCGGCCTGATCATGCACCTGCTCGCGCTGCGCGCGCTGAAGGCCGACGGCGGCGTGCCCGTCCATGTGAAGGTGATCGTCGAGGGCTCGGAGGAGCAGGGCACCGGCGGTCTGGAGCGGTACGCCGAGCAGCACCCCGAGCTGCTGACGGCCGACACCATCGTGATCGGCGACGCGGGCAACTTCCGCGTGGGCCTGCCGACGGTGACCACGACCCTGCGCGGCATGACGCTTCTCCGGGTCCAGGTCGACACCCTCGGCGGCAACCTGCACTCGGGCCAGTTCGGCGGTGCCGCCCCGGACGCCCTGGCCGCGCTGGTCCGGATCCTGGACTCGCTGCGCGCCGAGGACGGCTCGACCACGGTCGACGGCCTGGACGCCGGCGCGCGGTGGGAGGGTCTGGAGTACACCGAGGAGCAGTTCCGCAAGGACGCCAAGGTGCTGGAGGGTGTGGGCCTGATCGGCGACGGCTCGGTGGCCGACCGCATCTGGGCCCGGCCGGCCGTCACCGTGCTCGGCATCGACTGCCCGCCGGTCGTGGGTGCCACCCCGTCCGTCCAGGCGGGCGCCCGCGCCCTGATCAGCCTGCGGGTCCCGCCGGGCGTGGACGCGGCCGAGGCCACCAAGCTGCTGCAGGCCCACATCGAGGCGCACACCCCGTGGGGCGCCCGGGTGAGCACCGAGCAGATCGGCCAGGGCCAGGCGTTCCGCGCCGACACCTCGAGCCCCGCCTACCAGGCCATGGCCGACGCGATGGCCGTCGCCTACCCCGGCGAGACCATGCAGTACGCCGGTCAGGGCGGCTCCATCCCGCTGTGCAACACCCTCGCCGGCCTCTACCCGCAGGCGGAGATCCTGCTGATCGGCCTCAGCGAGCCGGAGGCGCAGATCCACGCGGTCAACGAGAGCGTGTCCCCGCAGGAGCTGGAGCGGCTGTCGGTCGCCGAGGCGCTGTTCCTGCGCAACTACGCGGCGGGCTGACCCCTTCTGCCCTCGGCAGAGCGCCCTCGCCCCCGGGCGGGGGCGCCGCCTAGCGTCGGCGTATGGACGTCGTCGAACTGCTCCCCCGCCTCCACCTGCTGCGCTTCGCCGTCGGCCAGGCCTACCTCTGGCACGACGGCGGGGAGTCGACCCTGATCGACGCGGGCGCCGTCGGTGCGGGGCGGGCGATCGCCGACGCGCTCACGGCGCTGGGCCGCGCACCCCGTGACGTACGGCGGATCGTGCTGACCCACTTCCACGAGGACCACGCGGGCGGAGCGGGCGAGTTCGCCGCGCTCAGCGGCGCCGAGGTGCTGGCCCACCGGCTGGACGCGCCGTTCGTGCGGGGTGAACACCCGGGCCCGCCCCCGCGGTTCGAGGACTGGGAACTGCCCCTCCACGCGGCCGCCGCCGCACACCTTCCCGCCGGCGAGCCGGTCCGCCCGCCGGTTGTCACGGCGGTGTCCGACGGTGACCTGCTGGACTTCGGCGGCGGCGCCCGGGTGGTGCACGTCCCCGGGCACACGGACGGCAGCATCGCCCTGTTCCTGCCCGCCGAGGGCGTGCTGTTCACGGGTGACACGGTGGCCGCCTCACCGGTCGACGGGGCGGTGATCCCGGGCGTGTTCAACCTCGACCGGCCCCGGCTGCTGACCGGCTTCCACCGGCTGGCCGCCCTGGACCCGGACGTGGCGTGCTTCGGCCACGGGGAGCCGGTGCTCGGCGGAGCGTCGGCGGCACTGCGCCGGGCGGCGGCCCGCCACCCGGCCGCCGGGTGAGGACGCGGGTTCCGGCGGAACACGGGAGGCGGCGGGCCCGCCGCCCCTGCTCCCGTCCCTCGTCCCCCGCCCGGTCAGGCCGGCCGGCCCGTGACCGGTATGCCGGCCTCCAGGTAGAGCGCCGCGCCGCGCTCGCGGGCTCTGAGGGCCCAGCGCAGGCGTTCGTAGCGGACCGGCGGCAGCATGTCGGCCGCCTCCCGCTCGCTCGCGAACCGCCACTGCCGCAGCTCGGGACCCGGCAGCAGCACCCGGGCGGCCTCCGTCGAGTCCAGCCGGCCGCCGTCGAAGAGCAGGCGCAGTCCGCCGAAGCCGGGGGGCACCGGCCGCTCCCAGTCCACGACGAGCAGCCGGGGCACCTCGCTCAGGCGTATGCCGGTCTCCTCGGCGACCTCGCGCACACCGGCGCGGGCGGGTGCCTCGCCGCGCTCGACCACGCCGCCGGGGAACTCCCAGCCGGGCTTGTAGGTGGGGTCCACGAGCAGGACCCGGTCCTGCTCGTCGAAGAGGAGCACCCCGGCGGCCAGCGTCTCGGCGGTGGGCTCGGGCGTCTGCACGATGTCGCACGGCGGGACGGCGCCGCTGCCCACGGCCTCGGCGACCCTGGCGGCGGTCTCGTACGGGCTGAGCGCGCTGGTGTCGATCAGATGGGCGTCGGCGGTGAGCCAGGAGGCCAGGGCGGCCCGGTAGGGCTCGATCCGGTCGTACGCCCACTGCCGGACCCGCATGTCGCCGTCCGGCATGTCGGGCGGGATCTCCCGCCCGGCTATCCGTGCGCGCAGGATCGTTTCAGCCGGGGCGAGCAGCACATGTCGTACGGGGATGCGGCGGGCGGCGAGACCGCCGAAGATCTCGTCGCGGTACTCCTGGCGGAGCAGGGTCATGGGGACGACGAGGGTTCCGCCCAGCTCGGCGAGCATCGCGGCCGCCGTGTCGATCACCAGCCTGCGCCAGATCGGCAGGTCCTGGAAGTCGCCGGCCTCGGCGAGGCGCTTGGGCGGCAACAGGTGCGAGAGCGCTCCACCGATGACCTCGGGGTCGAAGAGCGTGCTGTTCGGGATCAGTTCGATCAGTTCCCGTGCGGTGGTTGTCTTCCCCGCACCGAACGCGCCGTTGATCCAGACGACGGTCACGGACTCCCCCTCTTCTGTTGGCCCCCTGTGGCTTGCCCGCTCCACCCTGCCACGGAAACCACGTCCAGTTGAGGGCGCCCACACGGCCGTGCCGGTGCCCCCGGGGCGGCGGGGACACCGGCACGGCCGGCCGGGGCTACTCCTGCCCGAGCGCGTTCTCGTCCACGGCGAAGCTGTCCTGGCTGACCAGGTGGTCGACGTTGTCGATGGTGCCGGAGACGTTGAGGTCCTGCAGGGGGCCCCTGTCCGCGGCGTGGGACGGGGTGACGGCCGCCACGACGAATCCGGTGGCGAGGGTGGCGAGGGCGAGCATGCTGCGCTTCTTCATGCCCGGTTCAACTGCGCAACCGCCCCGGAGTCACGCACGGCACCACGATTCGGCCCCACCGGCGCACACGCGAGCCCCCGGCCGGCCCCTCAGACTCCGGCCGTGGTCGCGTCGGCCGTGCGGGCCAGCGCGGCGGCGGCGGCGCCGACCAGCCCCGCGTCCGTGCCCATCTGTGCGGGCACCACCGTCAGCCGCTGCACGAAGGAAAGGGTCGCGTAGTCGGCGAGGGCCTTGCGCAGCGGGGTGAGGAGGATGTCGCCGGCCTTGCCCACCCCGCCGCCGATCACGGCGATGTCGATCTCCACCAGGGTCGCCGTGGCGGCGATCCCGGCGGCCAGGGCCTGTGCGGCCCGCTCGAAGGAGGCCACGGCGACCGGGTCGCCCGTGCGGGCGGCCGCCGCCACCGCCGCCGCGGACGTGTCCCCGTCCGGGCCCGGCCGCCAGCCGCGCTCCAGCGCGCGGCGGGCGATGTTGGGGCCACTGGCGATGCGCTCGACGCAGCCGCGCGCACCGCACGGGCACGGGTCGCCGTCGAGGTCGACGCTGATGTGACCGATGTGCCCGGCGTTGCCGGTCGGGCCGGGGTGCAGCCGGCCGCCGAGGACGAGACCGCCGCCGACACCCGTCGAGACCACCATGCACAGCGCGTTGTCGTGGCCGCGGGCGGCGCCCTGCCAGTGCTCGGCCGCGGTGATGGCGACGCCGTCGCCGATCAGTTCGACCGGCAGGCCGCCGGTGGCCGCGCGGACCCGCTCGACCAGCGGGAAGTCGCGCCAGCCCGGCACGTTGACGGGGCTGACGGTGCCCGCGGAGGCGTCCACCGGGCCCGCGCTGCCGATGCCGACCGAACCGGCGCGTCCCCACAGGGGCGATCCGACGAGGTCGCCGAGCACCCCTTCGACGGCCCGCATGACCGTTTCGCCGTCCTGGCGCGCGGGCGTCGCACGCTGCGCGCGGGCCTCGATCCGTCCGTGCGCGTCCACCAGCGCGCCGGCGATCTTGGTGCCGCCGATGTCCAGGGCCGCCACTAGGTCGGTGTGCATCAGAGTCAGTTCTCCCCGTCGAACCTTGAGAAACAGAAGATGAGCAGGCCGGTCGAGCGGTGGGGGCGCGGGCCGGAGACAGCGGTGGACAGTCTCTCGCGCATCTGACAACGTTGTCCAGGCTCTATGCTCGACGCCACATCCTCATACAACCTGATGGATCGCCGCACCCCCTAGTGGACTAAACGGACGACAGGACAGGACAGCGCATCGTGCCCGAGACCACCCGCCGCGCAGCACAGCTCACCGGGACCCGTTACGGCAACCGCCCGACCATGAAGGACGTGGCGGCCCGGGCGGGGGTGGGCCTGAAGACGGTGTCCCGCGTGGTCAACGGCGAGCCCGGGGTCACCCCGGACACCGAGCGCCGCGTCCAGGAGGCGATCGACGCGCTGGGCTTCCGCCGCAACGACAGCGCGCGGGTGCTGCGCAAGGGCCGTACGGCCAGCATCGGCCTGGTCCTCGAAGATCTGGCGGACCCCTTCTACGGGCCGCTGAGCCGCGCGGTCGAGGAGGTGGCCCGCGCCCACGGCGCCCTGCTGATCAACGGGTCGAGCGCCGAGGACCCGGACCGTGAGCAGGAGCTGGCGCTGGCCCTGTGCGCGCGGCGGGTCGACGGTCTGGTGGTGATCCCGGCCGGGGACGACCACCGTTACCTGGAGCCGGAGATCCGGGCGGGCGTGGCCACCGTGTTCGTGGACCGCCCCGCCGGGAAGATCGACGCCGACGTCGTCCTGTCCGACAACCACGGCGGCGCCCGCGACGGCGTGGCCCACCTGATCGCGCACGGGCACCGCCGGGTCGGTTTCATCGGCGACATGCCGCGCATCCACACCGCCGCCGAGCGGCTGCGCGGCTACCGGGCCGCGATGGAGGACGCCGGGATAGCGGTCGAGGAGCGGTGGATGTCCCTCGGCGCGACGGACCCCGAGCGGGTGCGCCGGGCGGCCGAGGAGATGCTGTCCGGCCCCGCTCCGGTCACGGCGATCTTCACGGGCAACAACCGGGTGACGGTCACCGTGATCCGGGTTCTCGCCGGGCACTCCCGTCCGGTCGCCCTGGTGGGCTTCGACGACATCGAGCTGGCCGATCTGCTCCAGCCGGGCGTGACGGTCGTCGCCCAGGACGCGGCGGCGCTGGGCCGGACCGCTGCCGAGCGGCTCTTCCGCCAGCTGGACGGCAGCCTCGTGGCGCCGGAGCGCATCGAGCTGCCGACCCGCCTGATCACCCGCGGTTCCGGCGAGCTGCCGCCGGCCTGCTGAGCCGTCCATGACCGGCCACACGCTGGAGGAGCTGGGCCTCGCCGAGGCGCCGCTCGAGCATCCGCTGCTCTATCCGGGCGCCTGGCCCGCCGAGTCCGGGCTGCTGCACGGCGACCGCATGCTCCCGCTGGAGCGCCTGGTGTACGACGACCGGGTGCCGGTGCTCACGGTCGGGTCCAACGCCAGTCCCGCCCAGCTCCGGCACAAGATGACGGAGTCCGGGATCGGCGCCCCGGTGCCGATGGTGCGGGCCCGCGTGCGCGGGATCGAGGTGGGCGTCTCGGCCCACGTCAGCCGCGCGGGTTACGTCTCGGCCTCGCCGGTCAAGGACCCCGGCGCGGCCCGCGAGTTGTTCGTCATCTGGCTGGACGCGCCGCAGCTGACGGTGATCGACGCGAGCGAGGGCGTGCCGCTACCCGACGGGAACTTCCGCCGTGCCTGGCTGCCCGCGCCGGACGTGCGCGTCGAGCTGCCGGACGGCCGGGTGCTGCCCGGCGCGCACGTGTACGTCAACCGGCACGGGGTGCTGCGCGACGGCACCCGCGCACGGCGCCGCCACCCCGGCGACCAGCACACGCTCCTCACCGAGCTCCTGGGGACGTCGGCCGCGTTGCGGGAGCTGCTCGGGGGCACACCGGAGGAGTTCAGCGCGCGGGCCCGCGGGGACGCGGCACTGCGCGCCCGGGCCGCCCGCCTGTTCGCCGAGCACCAGTGGGTGACGAGGTCCGGCCTCGAACCGTACGTCACCGGGTCGCCCCCGCAGTAGCCCGGCGTTCCGGTCCCCGCCGCAGGCAGGCAGCCCTGGAGTCCGTCGGACCCCGCCGGCCGTGCCGCCGGGAGGAACGGGCCGGCCGCGCATCCCGCACACCCGGCCCCCGGGCAGCCGGCACCGCGGAGCCGGCAGGGCCGTGGCCGCCACGGCGTTGCCGACAAGGCGCCCGGACAAGCCTCCCGCAGCTCGAGCCCCGACCCCGGCCCGGTAGTCCGTCGCCCGGGGATGACGCGCCTGGCGTGACCGCCCCCAGCCGGCGGCCCGAGGGAGCCTCCGGTCGGCCGCCGAGGACCATGGAAGGGGCGGGTGTCGGCCGCCCGGCGGCCGCACCGGCCCCCGCGCAGCCCGGCCCGCCGGAGCCGGCCCGCCCGGACACCCGGCCCGGGCAGGTGTCGGCGCCTTGAGGGGCAACTAGCCCGAGGACGGCCACCGGGCCATCACCGATCCGGGAGCACCCGGCCGAGCGCGACCTCCCCGTGAAGCCCCCGGGAGGGAGAACGCCCCTACTTGCCCGAGACCGTCAGGTCGCCGCGTCGGGGGGCCGCGTAGCCCTCCAGGTCGGTGCGGGTCAGGCCGGTGAGGCGGGCGACCTCGGCGATGTCGAGGGCGCCGCAGTCCAGGCCGCGCAGCAGGTAGCCGCTGAGGGCCTTGGCGGTGGCGGGCTCGTCCATGACGTCGCCGCCGGTGCGGTTGGCGTAGCGGGCGAGCCGGGCCGCGGCCTGCTCGAAGCCCTCGCGGTAGAAGGCGAAGACGGCGGCGTAGCGGGTGGGGAGGTGGCCGGGGTGCATGTCCCAGCCCTGGTAGTAGGCGCGGGCCAGGGCGCGGCGGGTGAGGCCGTGGTGCAGCCGCCAGGCGTCGTGGACCTTGGCGGTCGGGCCGACCGGCAGGACGTTGGTCGAGCCGTCCGAGACGCGGACGCCGGTGCCCGCCGCGGCGACCTGCATGACGGCCTTGGCGTGGTCCGCGGCAGGGTGGTCGCCTGCCTGGTAGGCGGCGGAGACGCCGAGGCAGGCGCTGTAGTCGAAGGTGCCGTAGTGGAGGCCGGTGGCACGCCCTTCGGCGGCCTGGATCATACGGGCGACGGTGGCGGTGCCGTCGGTGGCCAGGATGGACTGACTGGTCTCGATCTGGATCTCGAAGCCCAGCCGGCCCGGCTCCAGACCGTGGACCTTCTCGAACGCCTCCAGCAGCCGCGCGAACGCCGTGACCTGTTCGGCGTACGTCACCTTCGGCAGGGTCAGTACGAGGCCGTCGGGCAGGCCGCCCGCCTCGATCAGGCCGGTGAGGAAGACGTCGAGGGTGCGGATGCCCCGGTCGCGGACCGCCGCCTCCATGCACTTCATCCGGATGCCCATGTAGGGGGCGGCGGTCCCGACCCGGTACGCCTCGGCGATCAGCCGGGCCGCCCGTGCGGCCGCCTCGTCCTCCTCGGCGTCCGGGCGGGGGCCGTAGCCGTCCTCGAAGTCGACGCGCAGGTCCTCGATCGGCTCGCGCTCCAGCTTGGCGCGGACGCGGGAGTGGACGGGCTCGGCGAGTTCGTCGGAGAGGCCGAGGACGGCCGCGAACGCGGCAGCGTCCGGGGCGTGTTCGTCGAGGGCCGCGAGCGCCCGGTCGCCCCAGGTCCGGATGGTGTCGGCGGCGAAGGCGTCGCCGGGGACGTACACGGTGTGGACGGGCTGGCGGGAGCCGGGGTCTCCGGGGTAGCGGCGCTCCAGTTCCGCGTCGACCGGCGCGAGGGAGGCGCTGATCTCCTCGCTGACGGCGCCCGCGAGGCTCGTCGCCACCTTCTCCTGCTGACCCATTCCACACCCTCCACGTTTTCCGCTGTACGGAATCAACAATCCGTAGAATGAAGTTATCCGGGGTGGTTCCCGCCGGTCAACACCCTCAGGAGCGCCGGGGAGGACCGGCCGGGACGTCTCCAGGATGCACCGAGGCCCCTGTGACCGCGCCGGTCACAGGGGCCTCGTACCGCTCAGGAGGAGGATCAGCCCTTGCGGGACTTGATCTCCTCGGTCAGCTGCGGGACGACGTCGAAGAGGTCGCCGACCACGCCGTAGTCGACCAGGTCGAAGATCGGGGCCTCGGCGTCCTTGTTGACGGCCACGATCGTCTTCGAGGTCTGCATGCCGGCGCGGTGCTGGATCGCGCCGGAGATGCCGTTGGCGATGTACAGCTGCGGCGAGACCGACTTGCCGGTCTGGCCGACCTGGTTGGTGTGCGGGTACCAGCCGGCGTCGACGGCGGCACGCGAGGCGCCGACGGCCGCGCCGAGGGAGTCGGCGAGCGCCTCGATGATCGAGAAGTTCTCGGCACCGTTGACGCCACGGCCACCGGAGACGACGATCGCGGCCTCGGTCAGCTCCGGGCGGCCCGTCGACTCGCGCGGGGTGCGGCCGGTGACCTTGGTGCCGGTCGCCTTGTCCGAGAAGGACACGGACAGGGCCTCGACCGCGCCGGCGGCCGGGGCGGCCTCGACGGCGGCCGAGTTCGGCTTGACCGTGATGACCGGGGTGCCCTTGATGACACGGGACTTGGTGGTGAAGGACGCGGCGAACACCGACTGGGTGGCCACCGGACTCTCGTCACCGGCCTCCAGGTCGACGGCGTCGGTGATGATGCCGGAGCCGATGCGCAGCGCCAGACGGGCGGCGACCTCCTTGCCCTCGGCGGAGGACGGGACCAGCACGGCGGCCGGGGAGACGGCCTCGTAGGCGGCCTGCAGCGCGTCCACCTTCGGCACGACCAGGTAGTCGGCGTACTCGGACGCGTCGTGGGTGAGGACCTTGACCGCGCCGTGCTCGCCGAGCACGGCGGCGGTGTCGGCGGCGCCGTTGCCGAGGGCGACGGCGACGGGCTCGCCGATGCGGCGGGCCAGGGTCAGCAGCTCCAGGGTGGGCTTGCGGACGGCGCCGTCCACGTGGTCGACGTAGACGAGGACTTCAGCCATGGGATTTGCTCTCCTGCGTAACGAAGTTGAGGGGCGGTCAGCGGGAACGGGCCCTTAGATGAACTTCTGGCCCGCGAGGAACTCAGCGAGCTGCTTGCCGCCCTCGCCCTCGTCCTTGACGATGGTGCCGGCCGTGCGGGCCGGACGCTCGTTCGCGGCCTCGACCTTGGTGAACGCACCGTCGAGACCGACCTCCTCGGCCTCGATGTCCAGGTCGGACAGGTCCCAGGACTCCACCGGCTTCTTCTTGGCCGCCATGATGCCCTTGAAGGACGGGTAGCGGGCCTCGCCCGACTGGTCCGTCACGGAGACGAGGGCCGGGAGCTGCGCCTCGAGCTGCTCCGAGGCGGCGTCGCCGTCGCGGCGGCCCTTGACCGTGCCGTCCTCGACGGAGACCTCGGAGAGCAGGGTCACCTGCGGGACGCCCAGACGCTCGGCGACCAGCGCCGGGACGACGCCCATGGTGCCGTCGGTGGAGGCCATGCCGGAGACGACCAGGTCGAAGCCGGCCTTCTCGATGGCCTTGGCCAGCACCAGGGAGGTGCCGATGGCGTCGGTACCGTGCAGGTCGTCGTCCTCGACGTGGATGGCCTTGTGGGCACCCATGGACAGCGCCTTGCGCAGCGCGTCCTTGGCGTCCTCGGGGCCGATGGTCAGCACGGTGACCTCGGCGTCGTCCGCCTCCTCCGCGATCTGCAGCGCCTGCTCGACCGCGTACTCGTCCAGTTCGGAGAGCAGACCGTCCACGTCGTCGCGGTCGACGGTCAGGTCATCGGCGAAGTGCCGGTCGCCAGTGGCGTCGGGCACGTACTTCACAGTGACAACGATCCTCAAGCTCACGCCGGCTCTCCTACTGCATCGTCATTTCCGGGCTGCCTCTTGCAGGCAGCATAGGCGCCTGAAGCGGCCGATCCCGGTCGGGGCGTCCGCGCGCTCCGACCGAAATATTACTCGTCAGTACACCCAGTTCATGCCCGCTAAGCAAGCGCTTTGAACTGTGACCTTCGCAACGCAGCGTAACCGGAATCGGACGACTTCGCAGGTGGGAGGGGGCGTGATCAATCCCGCAGGCCGTTGAACCGGCCCTGGTGGTAGAGGAGGGGCCGCCCGGGGCCCGTGGAGTCGCCGAGCACCACCTGCGCGAGCACGATGCGGTGGTCACCGGCCGGGACGCGGCCGGTGATCCGGCAGACCAGCCAGGCCTGCACGTCGTCCAGGACGGGTACGCCGTTCGGGCCCTCGCGCCAGGCGGTGGGAGCGCCGAAGCGGTCGGCGCCGCTGCGGGCGAAGGTGGCGGCCAGGTCGCTCTGGTGCTCGCCGAGTATGTGGATGCCGACGTGTTCGGTCTCGGCCACGGTGGGCCAGCTGGACGCCCCGGCGCCGATGCCGAACGAGACGATCGGGGGCTCGGCCGACACGGAGGTCAGCGAGGTGGCGGTGAACCCGACCGGGCCCCGGACGCCGGCCGCGGTGATCACGGCGACGCCGGCGGCGTGCCGGCGGAAGGTGGCGCGCAGGAGGTCGGGGGAGGCGAGCTGGTAGGTGCCGAGATCGGGTGTGGCCGTCATGGAGTTGTCCTTCTGCGAGGGGCGGGGCACGGGTCCGTGACTGCTCAACAGCCCGGACAGCGCGCGCTCGCGGTGCGGGCCAGGTCGACGTGGACCCGCCCGAAGAGAAGGAGTTCGGTCGGCATACGGTCAGGCTGACGATAGCGGGCACGTACAGTCAAGTTCGTTCCGGTATCTGGGAGATGCCTCACCGTGCTTCCGTGCGTACTCACAACGCCTCGCCCAGGGCCGCGATGACGTCGGCCCTGCGGGGCTGACCGGTGGCGCGCCGGACCTCCGTGCCGTCCGCGTCCAGGACCAGCACGGTGGGCGTCCTGAGGATGCCCAGCGCGCGCACGAGGTCCAGCCGGGCCTCGGCGTCGATCTCGACGTGGACCACGCCCGGGACCATCGCGGCGACCTCGCCGAGGACACGCCGGGTGGCTCTGCAGGGCGCGCAGAAGGCACTGGAGAACTGCACGAGCGTGGCCCGCTCCCCCGGTTCACCGCCCAGCTCGGCCGCCCCGAGCCGTTTGCCGTCGTCCCGCCCGCGCACCCGCGCGCTCCTTCCGTCGCCCTCGTCCTGATCACAAGCATGCATCGGCGTGCGGGGATTCCCTTCCCCGGTGTCCGGCAGGGGGACGCCCGGCGTACGGCGACGCCGCCTGTGACGTGACGAGAATCTCGCCGCCGCGAGGCACGAGGACTGGCTCCTTGTCCGTTCTTCGGGCACGATCTGCGAGACGCCGTTTACCTACGGCTGCGTAACTTGGCCGCCGGGACCCCCTCTTTCCCGAGCAGAGCAGGAAGGGTCACCCCCACCCATGGCAGAGCTGGTCTACCGTCCCGTCATCGGTCTCGCCAGGACGATGTTCAAGGTCTGGGACCTGAAGATCGACTGCCAGGGCTCGGAGAACATCCCGCGCTCGGGCGGTGCGGTGCTGGTGAGCAATCACATCAGCTACCTGGACTTCATCTTCAGCGGCCTGGCGGCCCTGCCGCAGAAGCGCCTGGTGCGCTTCATGGCGAAGGAGTCCGTCTTCCGGCACAAGGTCTCCGGTCCGCTGATGCGGGGCATGAAGCACATCCCGGTGGACCGCACGCAGGGCGAGGCCGCCTACGCGCACGCCCTGGACTCGCTGCGCTCGGGTGAGATCATCGGTGTGTTCCCCGAGGCCACGATCTCGCAGTCCTTCACCCTCAAGAGCTTCAAGTCGGGCGCGGCCCGGCTCGCCCAGGAGGCGGGCGTGCCGCTCGTCCCGATGGCGGTCTGGGGCACCCAGCGGCTGTGGACCAAGGGCCGGCCCCGCAACTTCCGGCGCAGCCACACCCCCATCACGATCCGGG
Above is a genomic segment from Streptomyces collinus Tu 365 containing:
- a CDS encoding geranylgeranyl reductase family protein, whose protein sequence is MSGENSSADDVQRVWDVVVVGAGPAGASAAYAAAVAGRRVLLLEKAELPRYKTCGGGIIGPSRDALPPGFELPFQDRVHAVTFSHNGRFTRTRRSRQMLFGLINRPEFDQQLVEHAQKAGAELRTGVTVQRVEQHGAAVPDRRTVAVVLQGGETVLARAVVGADGSASRIGAHVGVKLDQVDLGLEAEIPVPATVAEDWKGRVLIDWGPMPGSYGWVFPKGDTLTVGVISARGEGAATKRYLEDFVARLGLSGFEPSISSGHLTRCRADDSPLSRGRVLVCGDAAGLLEPWTREGISFALRSGRLAGEWAVRISEAHDAVDARRQALNYAFAIKAGLGVEMSVGKRMLAAFERRPGLFHAALTGFRPAWRAFRDITRGSTSLGELIRSHPLAQRALTAFDRTPAAPAEEPVTS
- a CDS encoding dipeptidase, which gives rise to MSSNPVAETVASLLPRAKTELTELVAFKSVADFAQFPKSESEGAANWIAGALRAEGFVDVALLDTPDGTQSVYGYLPGPEGAKTVLLYAHYDVQPPLDEAGWTTPPFELTERNGRWYGRGTADCKGGLIMHLLALRALKADGGVPVHVKVIVEGSEEQGTGGLERYAEQHPELLTADTIVIGDAGNFRVGLPTVTTTLRGMTLLRVQVDTLGGNLHSGQFGGAAPDALAALVRILDSLRAEDGSTTVDGLDAGARWEGLEYTEEQFRKDAKVLEGVGLIGDGSVADRIWARPAVTVLGIDCPPVVGATPSVQAGARALISLRVPPGVDAAEATKLLQAHIEAHTPWGARVSTEQIGQGQAFRADTSSPAYQAMADAMAVAYPGETMQYAGQGGSIPLCNTLAGLYPQAEILLIGLSEPEAQIHAVNESVSPQELERLSVAEALFLRNYAAG
- a CDS encoding MBL fold metallo-hydrolase; translated protein: MDVVELLPRLHLLRFAVGQAYLWHDGGESTLIDAGAVGAGRAIADALTALGRAPRDVRRIVLTHFHEDHAGGAGEFAALSGAEVLAHRLDAPFVRGEHPGPPPRFEDWELPLHAAAAAHLPAGEPVRPPVVTAVSDGDLLDFGGGARVVHVPGHTDGSIALFLPAEGVLFTGDTVAASPVDGAVIPGVFNLDRPRLLTGFHRLAALDPDVACFGHGEPVLGGASAALRRAAARHPAAG
- a CDS encoding NUDIX hydrolase, which codes for MTVVWINGAFGAGKTTTARELIELIPNSTLFDPEVIGGALSHLLPPKRLAEAGDFQDLPIWRRLVIDTAAAMLAELGGTLVVPMTLLRQEYRDEIFGGLAARRIPVRHVLLAPAETILRARIAGREIPPDMPDGDMRVRQWAYDRIEPYRAALASWLTADAHLIDTSALSPYETAARVAEAVGSGAVPPCDIVQTPEPTAETLAAGVLLFDEQDRVLLVDPTYKPGWEFPGGVVERGEAPARAGVREVAEETGIRLSEVPRLLVVDWERPVPPGFGGLRLLFDGGRLDSTEAARVLLPGPELRQWRFASEREAADMLPPVRYERLRWALRARERGAALYLEAGIPVTGRPA
- a CDS encoding ROK family protein; this encodes MHTDLVAALDIGGTKIAGALVDAHGRIEARAQRATPARQDGETVMRAVEGVLGDLVGSPLWGRAGSVGIGSAGPVDASAGTVSPVNVPGWRDFPLVERVRAATGGLPVELIGDGVAITAAEHWQGAARGHDNALCMVVSTGVGGGLVLGGRLHPGPTGNAGHIGHISVDLDGDPCPCGARGCVERIASGPNIARRALERGWRPGPDGDTSAAAVAAAARTGDPVAVASFERAAQALAAGIAATATLVEIDIAVIGGGVGKAGDILLTPLRKALADYATLSFVQRLTVVPAQMGTDAGLVGAAAAALARTADATTAGV